In one Hyphomicrobiales bacterium genomic region, the following are encoded:
- a CDS encoding copper chaperone PCu(A)C → MTFSKTLLAGAAALFLSTTMTLASDNSHSGHDAASHGEHKHHSIEASAAWTRATVKTAKVGGGFIMIKNTGDHADRLIGGAASFASDVQLHTMKIVDDIARMRALPDGIVIPAGTQVVLKPGGDHVMFMGLKEQLKEGEQRTVKLIFEKAGEVEVTFKVNSLAAKGAGEDHSGHDHDDDKEHSH, encoded by the coding sequence ATGACTTTTTCAAAAACACTCCTAGCAGGTGCTGCGGCCCTGTTCCTCTCTACTACTATGACCCTAGCAAGTGATAACAGCCATTCCGGCCATGATGCTGCCAGCCATGGTGAGCACAAGCATCACTCCATCGAAGCCAGCGCTGCATGGACACGGGCAACCGTTAAAACGGCGAAAGTTGGTGGTGGATTTATCATGATCAAAAATACAGGTGATCATGCTGATCGTTTGATCGGCGGCGCGGCAAGTTTTGCAAGCGATGTTCAACTTCACACCATGAAGATTGTCGATGACATTGCGCGTATGCGCGCGTTGCCTGATGGAATTGTCATTCCGGCAGGCACACAGGTTGTTCTCAAACCTGGTGGTGATCATGTGATGTTCATGGGCTTGAAAGAGCAGCTTAAAGAAGGTGAGCAACGCACTGTAAAGCTCATCTTTGAAAAAGCAGGCGAGGTTGAGGTGACATTTAAGGTCAATTCTCTTGCTGCAAAAGGCGCTGGCGAGGATCATTCTGGCCACGATCATGACGATGATAAAGAGCACTCACACTAG
- the rplS gene encoding 50S ribosomal protein L19, with the protein MNIIDELEKEQAEAILAKRTLPEFKTGDTVKVNVRVTEGTRTRIQAYEGVCIARQGSGVNESFTVRKISYGEGVERLFPVFSPLIESLEVIRRGKVRRAKLYYLRDRRGKSARIAEATDSRTRRIQDGERQVAQEAKAAREAEKVAAKAAADAEKAAAAAAPEAASEE; encoded by the coding sequence ATGAACATTATTGATGAGCTCGAAAAAGAGCAAGCTGAAGCTATTTTGGCAAAGCGCACGCTCCCTGAATTTAAAACCGGCGACACTGTAAAAGTGAACGTTCGCGTTACAGAGGGAACGCGTACACGTATTCAGGCTTATGAAGGCGTTTGTATCGCTCGTCAGGGTTCTGGCGTGAATGAGAGCTTCACAGTTCGTAAAATTTCTTATGGTGAAGGCGTTGAACGTTTGTTCCCAGTCTTCTCACCATTGATCGAAAGCCTTGAAGTTATTCGTCGCGGTAAAGTACGTCGTGCGAAGCTTTATTACCTTCGTGATCGTCGCGGTAAATCTGCACGTATTGCTGAAGCAACTGATTCTCGCACACGTCGCATTCAAGACGGCGAGCGCCAAGTTGCTCAAGAAGCAAAAGCAGCACGCGAAGCTGAAAAAGTTGCAGCGAAAGCAGCCGCAGACGCTGAAAAAGCAGCAGCAGCTGCAGCGCCAGAAGCTGCATCAGAAGAATAA
- a CDS encoding ABC transporter substrate binding protein, which produces MNYRNKFLSIALGTLALGVAVPSITSAKSIDVGVAWAGKSSMAERVFKGFKQRLKVLNIDADIELKGALPSIEALDATVKEFESDKKDGMVILRSNGSAYLGKNPPNIPTFIGGGNKPSELGSVKNMDAPEGKVTGVTYFLPLEIPLEAYLAFTPDVKSFLLINQTNYSSSPIDWNGTKAACKPLELKCDNATISSREELIDLVKDKKGQYDAFILGNQSEAYGNADAIIGLVGKKPVYSYAAKGVDLGALGGVIADDEKLGAMMADSLVDVLINGKAISKTPIKTDPEPTIMVNETTMKKLGLRIPTEILSVAEIVQ; this is translated from the coding sequence ATGAATTATAGAAATAAATTCTTATCTATTGCATTAGGAACCCTAGCATTGGGTGTCGCAGTACCTTCGATTACTTCTGCCAAATCTATTGATGTTGGCGTTGCTTGGGCTGGTAAATCCAGTATGGCGGAACGGGTCTTTAAAGGCTTTAAGCAGCGTTTAAAGGTTTTAAATATTGATGCTGACATTGAGCTTAAAGGTGCTTTGCCATCTATTGAAGCGCTGGATGCAACAGTCAAAGAATTTGAGAGTGACAAAAAAGATGGCATGGTCATCTTGCGCTCTAACGGGTCTGCTTACCTCGGTAAGAATCCACCCAATATTCCAACCTTCATTGGCGGCGGTAACAAACCGTCAGAGCTGGGGTCCGTAAAGAATATGGATGCCCCTGAAGGCAAGGTGACAGGCGTTACTTATTTTCTTCCTCTAGAAATTCCACTTGAAGCCTATCTAGCTTTCACCCCAGATGTGAAATCCTTTTTGCTGATCAATCAGACCAACTACTCATCTTCTCCGATTGATTGGAACGGCACCAAAGCGGCATGCAAACCTTTGGAATTGAAGTGTGACAATGCAACCATTTCTTCGCGAGAAGAATTGATTGATTTAGTCAAAGATAAGAAGGGTCAATATGATGCCTTCATTCTTGGTAATCAATCTGAAGCTTATGGGAATGCAGATGCGATTATAGGTTTGGTTGGTAAAAAGCCTGTCTATTCTTATGCTGCTAAAGGGGTTGATCTTGGTGCCTTGGGCGGTGTCATCGCTGATGACGAAAAACTGGGTGCCATGATGGCGGATTCCTTGGTTGATGTTCTGATCAATGGCAAAGCAATCAGCAAAACACCAATCAAGACGGACCCTGAGCCAACAATTATGGTCAATGAAACGACTATGAAGAAACTGGGTCTACGTATACCGACAGAAATTTTGAGTGTTGCTGAAATCGTTCAATAA
- a CDS encoding methyl-accepting chemotaxis protein, giving the protein MLHNIKLNRLLGGGLMLAILFIVMIWIVGQRSMSILSDMTTDLYEHPYTITSGALEAKANVIAIDRAMTAVAGAQSKQAIDQIADEIKPFEAEVMKQFDIIEKQYVGDFALFNAAKEAFLTWGPERQRVLDVSRQRVSESGINKTLLLVRSVRFKVAANKTVATINAHMNELVKASKLSAQAFIADSKAKKSDVSIVFSLALSSTLIFALVLGFVLVKGIKVPLAKLALYMKELVDGDLSQVVPFEGAKNELGDMARAVAVFKGNLHQKQNLEEQQNQREANAQREKHDYAEELADRFESDVMDIVETVIAASSQLKASATGMVGMVEKTGELAQAATQSCERASENVCSVATAADELSSSISEIGRQVKASETVTGEAADQAGQTTTKVSDLVHASNKIGEVSNLISDIAEQTNLLALNATIEAARAGEAGRGFAVVAAEVKELASQTAKATEDINLQISAIQGATSESASAMEKIATTINSIEGVTTNVSEAVSQQGTATTGIAEGAASAEKDTQAASQAVLGIDEAANLTSTSAQEVLTASAELEDQSSLLKNQVSEFLSQLRAA; this is encoded by the coding sequence ATGTTGCATAATATCAAGTTGAATAGATTGCTTGGTGGCGGTCTGATGTTGGCGATTTTGTTTATTGTTATGATCTGGATTGTTGGGCAACGTAGCATGTCCATTTTATCGGATATGACGACCGACCTTTATGAACATCCATATACAATCACAAGTGGCGCTCTTGAAGCGAAGGCAAATGTGATTGCCATTGATCGGGCGATGACCGCGGTTGCTGGTGCGCAATCAAAACAGGCGATTGATCAAATTGCAGATGAGATAAAGCCGTTTGAAGCTGAGGTTATGAAGCAATTCGATATTATCGAAAAACAGTATGTTGGCGACTTTGCTCTTTTCAATGCAGCAAAGGAAGCTTTTTTGACATGGGGACCAGAACGTCAGCGAGTACTTGATGTTTCCCGGCAACGGGTTTCTGAAAGCGGTATCAATAAGACGTTGCTTCTTGTTCGCTCAGTTCGCTTTAAAGTGGCTGCAAATAAGACTGTTGCGACCATTAATGCCCACATGAATGAGTTGGTCAAAGCATCAAAGCTAAGTGCGCAAGCCTTTATTGCTGACAGCAAAGCAAAAAAATCTGATGTCAGTATCGTATTCAGCTTGGCATTGTCTTCAACGCTCATCTTTGCCTTGGTGCTTGGGTTCGTTTTGGTCAAAGGTATCAAGGTGCCTTTGGCTAAACTCGCTCTTTATATGAAGGAGCTTGTTGATGGTGATTTAAGTCAGGTTGTACCCTTTGAAGGCGCCAAAAACGAATTGGGCGACATGGCGCGCGCGGTTGCCGTTTTCAAAGGTAACCTGCATCAAAAACAAAACTTAGAGGAACAGCAAAATCAGCGCGAAGCAAATGCGCAGCGTGAGAAACACGATTATGCTGAAGAGTTAGCTGATCGTTTTGAGAGCGACGTAATGGATATTGTTGAGACGGTGATTGCTGCTTCTAGCCAGCTAAAAGCTTCTGCCACTGGTATGGTTGGGATGGTGGAGAAAACTGGAGAGTTGGCACAAGCTGCGACCCAGTCTTGTGAACGGGCATCTGAGAATGTCTGTTCTGTGGCAACTGCCGCTGATGAGTTGTCCTCGTCCATTTCAGAAATTGGCCGACAAGTGAAAGCTTCTGAAACAGTAACTGGCGAAGCAGCTGATCAAGCAGGTCAAACGACAACGAAGGTTAGTGATCTTGTTCACGCTTCAAACAAGATTGGCGAAGTTTCCAATTTAATCTCTGATATTGCGGAGCAAACCAATCTTTTAGCACTCAATGCAACGATCGAAGCGGCGCGAGCCGGAGAGGCTGGCCGTGGGTTTGCTGTGGTTGCTGCTGAAGTCAAAGAATTGGCAAGCCAGACGGCAAAGGCAACGGAAGATATTAATCTGCAAATTTCAGCTATCCAAGGTGCAACCTCAGAATCGGCCAGCGCGATGGAGAAAATTGCCACCACGATCAATTCTATTGAAGGGGTGACAACGAATGTCTCAGAGGCTGTCAGCCAGCAAGGGACTGCAACAACGGGGATTGCGGAAGGGGCAGCCAGCGCTGAAAAAGATACCCAAGCAGCATCGCAAGCAGTTTTGGGCATCGATGAAGCCGCTAACTTGACCAGTACATCCGCTCAAGAGGTGCTGACGGCTTCAGCCGAACTTGAAGACCAATCGTCATTATTGAAGAACCAAGTGAGCGAATTTTTAAGTCAGCTTCGAGCGGCTTAA